The segment GGAACCGCGGCGCCGTGGTCAAGGGCGAGACCCCGGTCGCTCCGGGCAGCTACACGCTTCGGGTGTACGAGGACACATACGACGACATCAGCGCCGACCAGGGAGACGAACTCCCCGAGCGGCTGCGGCGGCCCTACACGATCACCGTCAGCTTGCAATAGGGCGCCGGCCCACGCCGCCGCGACGGCCCACGCCGCCGCGCCGGCCCGCGCCCCGCGGCGACGGCCCGCGCGCCGAGGCGACGCGCCCCGGCGCGCCCGCCGGCGGCGCGTCAGCGGAGGCGCTGCGCCCGGTCGAGTTCGACGGACACGATCGCGGCGCCGTCGTCGCGCAGCGCGGCTGCCGTGGTGAGCACGCCCTTGGTGAACCGGTCGCGCCGCAGCCACTGGCGCTCGTCGCCGTCGACGGGCGCCAGACCGTGCGCGGCGAACCGGTCGCGCCAGTCGTGCCGCGGCGGCAGCTCCATGGTCTCGCGGACGATGCGGTCCTCGGCGAGGTCGCCGGGATCGCGGATCACCTCGACGGCCACGCGTCGCTCGGGATCGCCGATGCCCCAGGTGGCTCGCACGAGTTCGTGGATCATGCGGCGGCCGACGATGGCGCCGAGCCGGTGGCGGACCCAGCCGGTCTCGATGTCGATGCGGACGGCGCACACGGCGGCCCCGCCCACGTCGACCGTGACCGGCGCGATGCGCAGAAACTGCGGGACGCGCTTGACGAGCTGGCGCACGTAGCGGCGCAACACGTCGGTGCCGGCGGCGTCGTCCCGATGAATGAGGCGCCAACCGGCGGTGCGGGCGCGGTCGCGGGCCGCCGCGGCCAGTGCGTCCACGGTCGTACCGCCGGCGGCCGGGACGACGTCCACCGCGCGCACGCGGCTGCCCTCGGCGTACTTGCGGGCGAACCACGCGTCCTCCGTGCGCAGCGCGATGGTCCCGCCGGGCACGATCGCAGCGAAGTCGCCGGCGACGTCCGGCCAGCGGTCCGCGACCGGCGTGAGGTCAGCGACCGCCGGATCCGTCACGGCGTGAGCACGATGCGGCCGGACGCCGCCTTGGCTTCGAGCCGGCGATGCGCCTCGCGCGCCTGCTCGAGCGGCAGGGTCTCGTCGAGGACCGGCCTCAGCGTGCGCGCGCGCACCCAGTCGAACACCTGCTCGAGGTCGCGCCGCGTGCAGCCGTGCGTGCCGACGATGGCGATCTCGTTGAGGATGAGATAGCCCGGGTTGACCGGATAGCGGTCGACGGTGACGTTGCCGGCGACGACGACGCGCCCCATGGGCCGACACGATCGCACCGACGCCTCGAGGGTCGGCACGCCGACGCACTCGAGCACGACGTCGACGCCATCGACGCGGCGATTGAACGCGCCGTCGGTCGACACGACGACGTCGTCGGCGCCGTACATGCGCAGGATCTCCGCCTTGGTCTGCGACGACGTGACCGCGACGACGGTCGCGCCGAGCGCCTTCGCAACCTGGATGCCGTGAAGGCCGACGCCGCCGGAGGCGCCGGTGACGAGCACGCGCTCGCCGGGGCGCAGGTGCGCGCGGCTCGCCAGGCCGCGCAGCGCGATGCCGGCAGTGCACGCCAAAAAGCACGCCTGCTCGAACGGGATGCCGGCGGGCAGCGGCACGAGGCTGCCGGCGTCGGCGGCGACGAACTCGGCGTAGCCGCCGTCGACGGTGAGGCCGTACATGGCCATCTGCCGCTGGCAGCACGGCTCGTGGCCGGCCCGGCAGTAGTCGCACTCGCCGCACGGCGCGCGATGAAGATTGACGACGCGGTCGCCGACCGCAAAGTCGGTCACGCCGTCGCCGACCGCGGTCACGACGCCGGCGAACTCGTGCCCGGGCACGACCGGCTTCTTCATGAACGGGAAGCCGCCGCGGCGATCGATCACGTCCCGGTGACACACGCCCGCGGCGCGCACCTCGACGAGGACTTGCCCCGGGCCGGGCTGCGGCGTCGCGACCTCCTCGTACCGCAAGTTGTCGATGGGACCGGTTTCGTGCAGGACGACGGCCTTCACGCGGCGAGCATACACGTGCCGGGCGCGATGTCCACGGCCAAGCCGCGCCGGCCGGCGCCGGTTCCGGCTACACTCGCCTGCGATGCCGGCCATCTCGAAGGAAGACTTCAAAGCGGTCATGGGCTCGTTCGCCAGCGGCGTCACGGTGGTGACGACGGTAGACGGCGACGGGCGCAAGTGGGGGCTCACGGTGAGCGCGTTCAGCTCGCTGTCGCTCGACCCGCCGCTGTGCCTGGTGTGCATCGACAAGCGGGCCGGAAGCCTCGCGGCGCTCACCGGCGCGCGCAAGTTCGCGGTCAACGTGCTCAGCGACGCCCAGGAGAGCGTGTCGAACACGTTCGCGAGCCGCGCCGACGACAAGTTCGCGGCGGTGGCCCACGAGGCCGGCCCGGCGACCGGCTGCCCCGTGTTCCCGGGCGCGCTCGCGTGGATGGAGTGCGAGCTGCGCGACGTGGTGTCCGGCGGCGACCACGACATCCTGATCGGCGAGATCCGGTCGACGCACACCGACCCGAACGCGAAGCCGCTGCTGTACTGGCGCGGGGCCTACGGCGACATCACGAGCCGGCCGAAGTCGTGGTGACGTGACCGGCGCGACCCGGGACGGGCGGCGGTGACCGACATGGCACGCGAGCGGGACGATCGCGAACTGCGCGCCGCGCGCGAGCGCGCGATCGAGCACATCAGCGCGTGCTACGCGCACGACGTGATCGGCGTCGACGAACTCGAGCGGCGCGTCGGCGAGGCGGAACGCGCGGCGACCGTCGCGGACCTCGATCGCCTCGTCGCGGACATCGACGTGCCGCCCGAGGCTCGCGCGATCGTGCCGCGCGCTCCCGCGGCGATGGCGCGCGGCGCCGGTGAGCCCGCCGCGCCGGTGCTCGCCGGCGCGGCGCCGGCGAGCCAGACCGTGGTCGCCGTGTTCGGCGGCGCTGACCGCAAGGGCGCGTGGGTCGTGCCGCGCAAGCTGCGCGTGTGGGCGGCGTTCGGAGGCGCGGACATCGACTTTCGCGAGGCGCGCCTCGCGCCCGGCGAACACCGCGTGTCCCTGTTCGCGCTGTGCGGCGGCATCGACGTGATCGTGCCGCCGGGACTGCACGTCGAGGTCGACGGCGCGGGCATCCTCGGCGGCTTCGGCGGCGACGCCGGAACGGAGCCGCCCGCCGATCCGGACGCGCCGCGGCTCGTCATCACCGGCGTCGCGGTGCTCGGCGGCATCGACGTGGTCGAGCGACTGCCCGGCGAGTCGGGATGGGCGGCGCGGCGGCGGCGGCGGCGCGAGCGCAAGGCGCGCGCGAAGCGCGAGCGGGCCCGGCGACTGGAGGGCAAGAAGTGATCGGTCGCGACGAGGTCGTCGCGGCGGCGCGCCGGCTCGGCGACCGCGTGCAGCGCACGCCGGTGCTGCGCAGCGACGCGCTCGACGCGGCGGCCGGGGCCAAGCTGTGGCTCAA is part of the Deltaproteobacteria bacterium genome and harbors:
- a CDS encoding zinc-binding dehydrogenase, translated to MTALKSSFEMAGIAGECSRNRRRPARLGRGHRARHVYARRVKAVVLHETGPIDNLRYEEVATPQPGPGQVLVEVRAAGVCHRDVIDRRGGFPFMKKPVVPGHEFAGVVTAVGDGVTDFAVGDRVVNLHRAPCGECDYCRAGHEPCCQRQMAMYGLTVDGGYAEFVAADAGSLVPLPAGIPFEQACFLACTAGIALRGLASRAHLRPGERVLVTGASGGVGLHGIQVAKALGATVVAVTSSQTKAEILRMYGADDVVVSTDGAFNRRVDGVDVVLECVGVPTLEASVRSCRPMGRVVVAGNVTVDRYPVNPGYLILNEIAIVGTHGCTRRDLEQVFDWVRARTLRPVLDETLPLEQAREAHRRLEAKAASGRIVLTP
- a CDS encoding flavin reductase, with product MGPVSCRTTAFTRRAYTCRARCPRPSRAGRRRFRLHSPAMPAISKEDFKAVMGSFASGVTVVTTVDGDGRKWGLTVSAFSSLSLDPPLCLVCIDKRAGSLAALTGARKFAVNVLSDAQESVSNTFASRADDKFAAVAHEAGPATGCPVFPGALAWMECELRDVVSGGDHDILIGEIRSTHTDPNAKPLLYWRGAYGDITSRPKSW
- a CDS encoding DUF1707 and DUF2154 domain-containing protein; protein product: MARERDDRELRAARERAIEHISACYAHDVIGVDELERRVGEAERAATVADLDRLVADIDVPPEARAIVPRAPAAMARGAGEPAAPVLAGAAPASQTVVAVFGGADRKGAWVVPRKLRVWAAFGGADIDFREARLAPGEHRVSLFALCGGIDVIVPPGLHVEVDGAGILGGFGGDAGTEPPADPDAPRLVITGVAVLGGIDVVERLPGESGWAARRRRRRERKARAKRERARRLEGKK